The DNA sequence ATGGAGTCTCTGGCGTACTTCTACATCACAAGCAAGTCATAAAACCTTAATAGCTATATATGACGGTTGGTTTGCATATTTCTCTTGATTATTTCAATGCTTTCATACATTAAGTGAGGGCAAGGTATTTAACAGAAACACCCCCAGTGCTGTGAACGCACAAACACAATGGGAGAGAGAGGAGGTGGGGGACAAGGGGAAGACTATAGCGCCCtatcaagagaaaaaaaaaaatatgcctagtacaaaaataaatgaggtctgCATCTACGGTCTTTGTAGTAAGTTATTAGGGAAGAAATAGCTGAAATCAGtagagtaagaaaaataaatagttatGTTACCAATCTAATTTAGATAGATTCAAATGTTTTAAGGACATATTAGGAATGAATTAGCAGATAATATAAAAGCATCTGAATAAGCTCTACTCGGCATCTGCCTTTTACTATCTTATTCATGGCAGACACCTGATGAGAttgtgtattaatatattaggcCGCTTTGGTGTTTTGGGCACTCCTTGTTCTGAACAAGTCATAAAATGATCGAAACACTAAAAAATGTTAGCATAATTTTGGAAGTCATCACGACTTCTAGGCCTTGCTCTTGATTCAACCACCTCTAACGCAGTTTTACACCTCAAGCCTGATTTCTTGAGCAGGTTAAGGCACTTGGGACGTGGATTTGTTTTGACTCATTGGGGTGTTTTTTGTGGGGAAAAAATACAGTccttatgaaaattattatcCTATATGCGGCAATTTTGGTAGACATTTGGACTTGAATTTTAATGACTCACTTAAAATCAATATCTCAATATCTAGGAAATATGtgaattagttatattattttatcggTGGCATTAAAAGATTTGCCTACTCttggaaatttatttaaatctaaaaaataagcCTTTTTATATCTTCAGAACACTAATGGTTAGAAAGTCAGAGTAAGTGAGATAGTTgccttcttatttttattttttttcctatatgtCATTGTCAGCATCTCGAAACTCCTGCATTGTTTTATACAGGCAATTAAAACCCCCTATCTGTTTGTATGGTTTCTACTTGCTAAATATTTTGGAAGCTTGAAagctaagagaaataaaattatttgactAGTGCATATGCATTTTGAAACAATAGAAAACATAAAGCAAGAGATAATCTTTTAGTTTCGGGCAGTAAGTTCCAATTAGAAAGAGTGTTGACCCACCCATGGGTAgccccaagtggtaagggcgaacttgtgtgcatgagccccatgtcacaggttcgatTCACTTGGgatcaaactgcgatttaagtgggaggtcaTGGCGGTGGGTTTCTGTGCTAGTCTCCCcgggggtttaggttccatgggtgagtcctaaggacTTTGCCATGGGGTGGTTcccgtcataaaaaaataaaataaaaagagcgTTGAATGTGATGTACATGTAAAATGGATTGGTGATGCCATCTAGGATGCAGGCATTAGATGGTTCTTTGTAGGTGTGGCAACTTCTCTGGAAAAATACCCTACCTTTGGTTGGGGAATGGTCAAGGTGATTGTTTTGTGGCTCTTTTATTAAGGTGCATATTTCTTGGTGTCTGCgtcctttttgttttgttgtctTGCTCAACCAATGTTGTATTTTGCataatttctattttctgtgtttatttgaaacttttgtTTCTGCTCATATGCTATATGCTCAAGGAGAAACATTATTATTAGATGGAAGATTTGAAGTTACTGTCATTCACAACatcgtctatttttttttttttaaatgaactaGTTAACTCTGTGACTAGATTTCAATTGTTTCTTAGGATTATGCCAATGTTGCAGGACTGCGAAAGGCAATCCACCTGTTACTTTTGCAATAGCTGCATGTGAAACTCAGAATGTGAACGTGACTGTTCTTCCTTCTTTTGGGCTGTCTGAAGGAAGTTGCATTACTGCAAAGGACATGTGGGATAGAATGGCCAAGGTAATTGTTCgttattgttttccttttcagcCAGGGGCTGGGGATGGTATGCGTCTTTTCTTTGCGCCTTCTTTTTTCATAAGGAGTCACTATAGTTCTCTGGTCATTTTTTCCATATAGAGCTTGGAACTGAGTACATAGTGGCCATACTCAATTACTTTTGAATTTTTCGGTTACTAAGGTTCCGCGTATGTAGAAGTCACAacttcattacaatttttaagcTTGTGATTGAGTATTGACTCTAAGGTTTTAATGCTTGAAAGAATTCACTCTAACTCTATTGCCTGTATCTTTAGGATGGTCAGTTTGATCGAGTTAACTTCAGTTCTGGACCAAGCATTCCCTCCTCACCTGGAGAGGCAGTTTGCGCTGCAGTTTCAGCCTCTACATGGGTGGAAGCTCATGGGAAGTGCACCGTCGCATTTGCTCTTGCATGGTCATCTccaaaagtaaaatttttgaagGGAAGCTCATACCATAGGTATTATGCTCTCCTTTACCTGGTCTTTATGtacatgtttgtgtgtttggtAAGTTACACTTGAAACTCTTCTCTTAAATCGGATATTACCAACTTGCCTATGATTGCAGTGGTAATTTAAGAAGTTGTGTTTTgaccttttcaaatattttgagtaGAAAGGTTTGAGAAAAGATGTGTACATTTTCAGgctcataataattaatatttacaagTATGTTATAGGTACTTGCTAGTTTAAAATCAAGTGGTGAATTTCTGCACTCCCTTGTGTGTAATGATTGGAAATTGTGTCATTGTCTTTTGTGTGACAATTATTTCCTAAGCATAttcatctttcttttgtttgattttctttttctttttccctttttggttGTAGGAGGTACACAAAATTTTATGGCACATCTGAAAGAGCCGCCTTGAACTTGGTGCATGATGCACTAACTAGTATGTATCTTTTGGTTTAGATCTGTTCCATATTCTATTGAAGCCAGGCCCTATTATCAGGCCACCATTTGCTGTGTTTAAGTACTAAGCTACTGAAATAATGTAGTTtgctctttttcatttttgttataAGCTTCCCAAGGGTGATGTATGTTTGAGAATGCTATGCGTCTTATGACATGATATTATCTTGAAATCTTGAACAGATTATAAGCGGTGGGAAGAAGAGATAGAGAATTGGCAAAGTCCTGTCCTGAATGATGAAAGGCTTCCAGAATGGTAATACTAGTCAAACTAATATcattttctaccaaaatttcCCTTGGTGTTATAAATTTGTGAAAGGCTTCAGAAGCCCATCAGCAGAAGCCTTTTTAGTCTTGATGTTGGACATTCAAATCTTTCGATGTATAAATTGTGCCAAAATCTTTTATAATTCCAAAAGTTGTCTCGGGTGCCTACAAGGAACCTTTCATGTTTGGTGAGCTCTTGGGCACCCTTGGTATGCTTATTCTCAACAAATACTCCACAACTTCCACATAATGGGTctcaaaatcacatcaatagcACTGGGTCTTTATGGCTTGCAAATCTTGTCCCAGTGATTCGCTCGAGTAATTGGTGATTTTGACTCTGctattttttcttgatttctttaCTCTTTCATGGTAGATACATAATGCTCTGTCCCATATTTGCAGGTACAAGTTCACGTTATTTAATGAGCTGTACTTCCTGGTTGCTGGTGGAACAGTCTGGATTGGTAGTCTTCTATGCTATCTTTTGCATCTTAATATTTTACTAGGAGAATGTGGTTTCCTGAGAACAATGTTATTAGCAATGTCTTTTGCCTGTGGCTACATGTTTGTCAGAAATAACAGACTgctttaatcttttttaacagactcttcttcttcaaacatgAGAAATGATCAGCATCAATTAGTAGACGTGGAAAATACTGATGTCAGAGTAACTGAAGCTAAGGACAGCAGAAAAGACTCGGTTTTTCAGCATACTAAAACTGGTACTGAACTAAAAGACAAAGATGAAGATGTATTTCCAAACTGTTCTTGTGAAGATGCTGCAGTGGTTCCTGTGAAGAAGGGACATTCCAATCACCCTTTGCGGCCCCTCACATTGCCGGACCCACCAGATGAAAGTGATGATGTTGGAAGGTTCCTATACTTGGAAGGTGTGGAGTACATCATGTGGTGCACATATGACGTACACTTCTATGCTTCATTTGCTCTTCTTGAGCTGTTTCCTAAGATTGAACTCAATATTCAACGTGATTTTGCGAAGGCTGTGTTATCTGAGGATGGAAGAAAAGTAAAGTTTCTGGCAGAGGGGAATTGTGGAATTCGTAAGGTTAGAGGAGCGATTCCTCATGATCTGGGAACACATGATCCGTGGAATGAGATGAATGCATATAATATTCATGATACAAGCAAATGGAAGGATCTGAACCCAAAGTTTGTGCTTCAGGTGTATAGAGACTTCGCTGCAACTGGGGATATGTCATTTGGTGTTGATGTTTGGCCAGCAGTTCGTGCTGCCATGGAATATATGGAACAGTTTGATCGGGACGATGATGGTCTCATTGAGAATGATGGGTTCCCAGATCAAACATACGATGCTTGGACAGTGCACGGCGTGAGTGCTTATTGTGGATGTTTGTGGCTTGCTGCACTCCAAGCTGCAGCTGCGATGGCTGTTGAACTAGGCGACAGAAGTTTTGCCGAAAGGTGCAAAAGCAAATTTTTGAAGGCCAAACCATCATTTGAGGAAAAATTATGGAATGGTTCTTATTTTAACTATGACAGTGGCTCAAGTAGCAACAGTAAATCCATACAAGCAGATCAACTGGCAGGGCAATGGTATACAGCATCCTCAGGGTTGCCTTCACTTTTTGATGATTTCAAAGTAAGAAATTCTCTTCAGAAAATCTTTGATTTCAATGTAATGAAAGTTAAAGGAGGCAGAATGGGTGCTGTAAATGGGATGCATCCCAGTGGAAAGGTGGATGAGTCTTGCATGCAATCACGTGAAATATGGACTGGTGTCACCTATGGAGTGGCAGCTACAATGATCTTAGCTGGAATGGAGGAGGAGGCATTTAAAACTGCTGAAGGTATTTTTATTGCAGGCTGGTCAGAAGAAGGATATGGGTAAGTTCCTTGCATGTGCCTTAATCATTTGCATGTGATTTGATGCCTCGTTAACTTGAtcaaatatatcaatattttcgtTTTGATCATATTTGTGGTGTGGGATGACCAACAATGATAACAGCGATTACCTACTGATAACCATGacatattatttatcaaaaaaactATGACATATTAAACAGGGTAGAGATTTGTGTTATATTACTTTAGCTGAACTGGAGATGGAAATTTTCACGAAGCTGCAAATATTATACAATGCCAGCCAAAATCAGCTCTTTGAGCCAAGTTTAGGGCTGTTTGGTGCTTTCTGAAAATTTGGTCAGCCTTGGTCCAGATGTAACTCCTCTCTGGTTTATATGAAAACCATACTGATATTGCTTAACAATTGACCATACAATGCCTTTTCCATTTATGTTGAACCTGTACAACTTAAAACAGCCCTTTGTTAGAAGTCCAACCTGGGTAGATTATCCTTGGTTGGAACTCGGGTGTGTGCTCTGTCCTCCGCCAAACATAATGCAATGTGTACCTGTCAGTATCCCATGTAAGATGCAAAGACCTCACAGTTTGAAACTGCATATGTTAGGGGGCTGTTTTATCTTCTCTGATAGGCTctatatgtatttaatttgagACATCTTCCTTTTCTGTCACTTGCAGATACTGGTTCCAGACTCCGGAGGGATGGACAGTGGACGGGCACTTCAgatctcttatatatatgaGGCCACTCTCAATATGGGGTATGCAGTATGCATTATCATTGCCCAAGGCAATTCTTGATGCCCCTAAGATTAATTTCATGGACAGAATCCACTCGTCTCCTGGTAGTTTTAGATCCTCTAACAATGAAACAGGCGTTAGAAAGATAGCCAATAAAGCAAAGTGCCTTGGAAATTCTGTTTTCCATTGTGCTTGCTGATTGTAGCTTGTAGGGTTCGTTCCATCATTCATTGTAAAGAagtgtttatcatatttatcCTTTCTTCCTCAAACCCACTGGTAGAAATGGAACACTGGTTTAGGTTTGGGGGAAACTGTTTCTTTTAGAAAATGGCCATAAATGGTCAGGCAGCAATCCTGCCAATCCATTTACATCATATATAGAGTAGTAGGTCTTTCCcttttatcaatttttctttttagaattttttttactttcttctttGTTGTAAAGTGAATAGGTAATAATATCCTTCATCGATTTAAAACAAAGGGTACTTTTTAGTTTTATGTGTTTTTGTTGTTACAGTTTGAATACTgaacaaaaatttaattcaagtcTATAAAGTGGAGGATTCCAACTGGGCCAGATAGTTTACCTTAATCTCTTGATGCAGCTCTCTCTTTAACCCTATGTTACCACCATCTTTCTGTCAGTTTTGTGATAAGCATCTATAGCCTATATAATCTCTaatgcattttctttgtattctATTGAatcatctcattatttcattttatttattttattttattttattaatctatCCCAACCTTTTAGCTTGATTGTATATATAGTCTTTGTTAGCACAATAAATCCActccatttttttacaataatatttaagaaaatgtttgaaagatgaaatatttcCATCATTTATGAttactattgttttttttttttttttggataagacaaaatgtattaattttaaatcaaaataaaatagccTACTATACAAAATCCTATCAAAACATGATGCATCGGCTTTGCAAAGTTAATCTAGTGAGAGCCTAACAAAGAAGGTTAGAACAGCTTGAGCATGTGACGCCAGCACCAAAACATGATACACAATAGTGTGGCATCTTTTTCAACACAAGCTGCATGCGTGCACCAGCTTCAGTACTAGGAAATTAATACATGATAGTCAGCTAATTATTCCCCTATATTTAAGGGTTTGCATCCGTACCTGAATTTTTTCCGATCCGATCCGAAACCCGGACATCTGGGTCAGTTAGGGCAGTTATTTGCTTGGATTGAACCCGGGCGGGTAAGGATGATATTATACCCGCCTACATCAGGTTACGGATGTGGGTTGGAGATGAGGATACTGAATATCTGCATCCCGAGCTCATCATATAAAGGTCCTCATTTGTTCAATTCAAGAGTTTTAAGGGTTGATGAGTAGCTAGTTATTATGAAtctggaaaaaagaaaacatttcacCATTAAATAGGCCGTTCAAATCAGAATCAAGTGAACTAATCGGAAAGAACCAATGACTCTTTGGTGGGAAAGTATTTTCTTCCATGAAATTCCTCTTTTTCCATGAATGAGACAAAGGGATGTAGCTTTCCTTCCATGAAATTCCTCTTTTTCCATCAGATGGAGCCAAAATCTTTCCTATTATTGTGAAGAATTTCAACCGAGCTAGCTATACTACAAAGATCATTATTTATTGATGGTTTCTTTGATCGTGAcctctatataatatattcattaaaaaaaataaagaaacaaagaacATTGTCGCCAATCCATAATGGTTTTTATCAATTCCTTGGGAAATACTGGTGGCTAGATATGATCAAAGGAGAATGATCTCTCCCCTCTGCATATATGTTCACAGAGTCTTCGGTTTAATTTAATTGCTAGCTTctagtatttatattttgttgtcgATTAATTGTGGCTGCAAAAAATATCTATGCACCCTCTGGCCTATCTGCGATCTTCATGACAAACGATAATGAGCATTTACAATCTTTACAAGTGTACACTGTATGTCTGTGTTTCACATTACTGTTggagacacacacacatatatatgtatacacacacacacacacacacacacacacacatatatatatatacacacacacatatatatatatacacacacacatacgcAAAATCATTTACAAGACCACCATGCACTAATTCACTACCTGGTCTCGTGCATGCATgggtgcgtgcgtgcgtgcccTTACCATCATTGTCCTCTTGAACCACAAGTAACCTCTGAGCCCCGGCCAAGCATTGCAGCCTGCCTGAACTGTACTGCAGGTAATCTGTTATCCAACTATTAGAGCTAATTTACATATATACAACTTCTGAAACACAAGCTAGCTTCAAGCATGCAGCCTCCACCACTGTAGATCACCTTCTCAACCACAGGTTCCCCTAGATCCaagtacaaataatatttacagtctttttttttcttttttctttatcctttcttttttctttttgttttttttttcacttccaaCGTGATTCAAGGTCATGGCTTGTTGTGGTGATAGCACTGGGCCTAGGAGAATTCTCTCCATCACAAAGATCCAAAGTATTGACCTCCCATCCACCTTCTCTCCAGTAAGTAGAATAGACTTCTGGGATGTGAGCTACCTTCCAATAATCACTATCCTTTACATCTGGACTAAGAGTCTTGATAAACTCTTCGGGCATGTCAAAAAATTCAAGAACTTTCAACTTGGTCAGATATTCAATGCCTAACGGCACCATCTTCAGCAATTCACACCGCTGGATAATTAGCTTTTCAACACAAGGCATTGCTCCCACCTCCACTTGCACGCATCTAAGTTCATTGAATTGGTCAAGGCCTAAAACCTTAAGCTTGTTGAACCCACCCTTCCTGAAATACAACGTGTCTCCCTCATAAACCTGAAGTAATTCCAGGTGTACAAGATTGGGCAGTTTTTGAAGGTGCACAAGTGGATCTTCCTTCAGTCTACTCCATTTCAGATACAATCTGACCAGTCCATGCAGTGATGGTATCCATGGAGGTAATGTCTCCAAACGTCCTCTCAAATACACCCGCTGGATCAATGGAGGCGGAGAAGAAAGGTGCTGCAAATCAATAATCTCTTCCTCCTCTATTGAAGTTAGAGACAGCGCACGAAGGTTGGTCAGTTTTTTTAGAGATGAACATAGAGATTTCCCATCTTCTTTTCTCAGCTTTACAATGCCTAACCTCCTTAGTTGGTACAGTTTCCCTAGCTCCATCATTATAGCGCCATTTGCTTCTATGAAACAGAGCTTCTGTAGGGATCGTAGAGCTCCTATATTGCCTTGGACCTTAAAACCATATCGAGAGTGAAAATATTCGTAAGACTCAAGTTTGAAATGATATACAAGGAGATGTCGAAGTCGATGGAGCTTCAAGATCTCAACAGGCAGTTCAGTGACGCGGGAATGCTTAAGATCCAAAGTCTCTAGGTACTGAAGCTTCCCTATAGTTCCTGGAATGGTTTTAACCTTGGTGCCCTTCAAGCTTAGATATTTCAAATAAACCAGGTTTTGAACATCAATTGGAAACTTTTTTAGACGTGATTCTTGCAGATCTAAAACAT is a window from the Juglans regia cultivar Chandler chromosome 7, Walnut 2.0, whole genome shotgun sequence genome containing:
- the LOC108984055 gene encoding non-lysosomal glucosylceramidase-like — encoded protein: MVSGNLFHCRKNSWPPEEYISRNTLQLFDFDSSAPPEQAWRRRLNSHANILKEFSVTFMDAIRMVRLGIRLWSYVREEASHGRKAPIDPFTRESCKPSASQGVPLGGMGSGSISRGFRGDFRQWQIVPGICEPSPVMENQFSIFISRDGGNKNFASVLAPGQHEGLGKSGDQGISSWGWNLNGQHSTYHALFPRAWTIYDGEPDPELKISCRQISPFMPHNYKDSSLPTAVFVYTLVNTGRERAKVSLLFTWKNSIGGISHLSGDHVNEPFIGEDGVSGVLLHHKTAKGNPPVTFAIAACETQNVNVTVLPSFGLSEGSCITAKDMWDRMAKDGQFDRVNFSSGPSIPSSPGEAVCAAVSASTWVEAHGKCTVAFALAWSSPKVKFLKGSSYHRRYTKFYGTSERAALNLVHDALTNYKRWEEEIENWQSPVLNDERLPEWYKFTLFNELYFLVAGGTVWIDSSSSNMRNDQHQLVDVENTDVRVTEAKDSRKDSVFQHTKTGTELKDKDEDVFPNCSCEDAAVVPVKKGHSNHPLRPLTLPDPPDESDDVGRFLYLEGVEYIMWCTYDVHFYASFALLELFPKIELNIQRDFAKAVLSEDGRKVKFLAEGNCGIRKVRGAIPHDLGTHDPWNEMNAYNIHDTSKWKDLNPKFVLQVYRDFAATGDMSFGVDVWPAVRAAMEYMEQFDRDDDGLIENDGFPDQTYDAWTVHGVSAYCGCLWLAALQAAAAMAVELGDRSFAERCKSKFLKAKPSFEEKLWNGSYFNYDSGSSSNSKSIQADQLAGQWYTASSGLPSLFDDFKVRNSLQKIFDFNVMKVKGGRMGAVNGMHPSGKVDESCMQSREIWTGVTYGVAATMILAGMEEEAFKTAEGIFIAGWSEEGYGYWFQTPEGWTVDGHFRSLIYMRPLSIWGMQYALSLPKAILDAPKINFMDRIHSSPGSFRSSNNETGVRKIANKAKCLGNSVFHCAC